The genomic stretch ATATGCTTCTCCTTACTGCTTGTTCAACCCGCCAAAGCGACGATCTCGTTTCTGAAAATCAAGAATGGCTTCTGTCAGGCGCTCCGGATTAAAGTCAGGCCACAAGCAATCTGTGACAACTATTTCGGTATAGGCAATTTGCCAGAGCAAAAAATTACTGATACGAAGTTCTTCAGAGGTACGAATGAGTAAATCTGGATCAGGCAGGTCGAAAGTAAATAAATGGTTTGCAAACATAGCTTCTGAAATCTCCTCGGGCTTGATCTGCCCTTGGGCGACTTTTTCACAAAGCCGTTGTACCGCACTGGTTATTTCAGCACGACCACCGTAATTCAAGGCCAAATTCAGGATAAGCCCCTTATTTTGCTTCGTTTTTTCCATCGAACGTTCTAATTCCTTCTGAGCTTCTAAAGGAAGCTGGTCCCGATTGCCAATCATTTGCACGCGCACTTGGTTCTCATGAAGTTCATCCAGTTCACGTCGCAAATAATCGGTTAGAAGACTCATAAGAATATTCACTTCTTCTCTGGGTCTACTCCAATTCTCAGTGGAAAACGCATAAACAGTCAAGACTCCAACACCTAAATTAGAGCAGGCTTTTACGATATCGCGCAGTGCCTCAACCCCCGCTTTATGGCCTAGGGAACGGGGCAAGGCACGTTTTTTAGCCCATCTTCCATTCCCGTCCATGATGATGGCGATATGCCGTGGCAACCTGTTTTTATCAATTTGCTCAACTAACTTTTTGGCAGGTTCTTTTTTATCCCAAAATCTATGCCACATTATCACACCTCCAATGGGCAGACCTGTAAAGAGGCTAAAGACCCCCTTCGGTTTCAAGGGGGTCAAAACATCTGCTGAAGTTAAACTTCCATGATTTCCTTTTCCTTGGCATCCATAATACGATCAATTTCTTTGATGTGCTTATCCGTCATTTTTTGAACGTCATCTTGAGCCCTTTTAACCTCATCTTCAGAAGCCGCATGGTCCTTCTCAACCTTCTTCAGGCTGTCATTACCGTCGCGACGAATATTACGCACGGCAACTCGAGCTTCTTCGGCCTTCTTCTTAACGGTTTTAACAATTTCCGTTCTGCGCTCAGCAGTTAATTGGGGAATGATTAAGCGAATGACCGTTCCATCGCTGGATGGATTTAAGCCTAAATCAGATTTTAGGATGGCTTTCTCAATCATGGGAAGGCTGGTTTTATCCCAGGGTTGAATGACTAAAATACGAGGTTCTGGTACGGAAATATTGGCTAATTGATTTACGGGAGTCTGAGTACCATAGTACTCTACACTGATTCTGTCTAACATATTCGGATTAGCTCGTCCTGCACGTATGGTAGTATACTCTCGCTTGAGCGATTCACCGGCTTTTACCATCCGATCTTCGGCTTCCTTTAAAACGTCAGAAATCATTATTTGTCCCTCCCTACATATGTCCCAACGGATTCACCCATTATAGCTCTTAAGATATTGCCCTGTCTATTTAAGTCAAATACGATAAGGGGAATGTTATTGTCCATACACAACGAAGCTGCTGTAGAATCCATCACTCCCAAACCCTGATTAAGAACATCTAGAAACGTCAGCTTATCGTATTTTTTTGCTTCCGGATTCTTCTCAGGATCACAATCATATACTCCGTCCACACGTTTGGCCATAAGTATTGCTTCAGCTTCAATCTCAGCTGCACGTAAGGCTGCAGTGGTATCTGTTGAAAAATATGGATTACCGGTACCTGCCGCAAAAATGACAATGCGACCCTTTTCCAGGTGACGAATTGCACGTCTGCGGATATAGGGCTCTGCCACTTGTCTCATTTCAATAGCCGATAACACTCGCGTGGCAACACCGGTCTTTTCCAAGGAGTCTTGCAAGGCTAAAGCATTCATTACAGTAGCGAGCATTCCCATGTAATCGGCATTCGCTCGATCCATACCTTGCTTGCTCCCCGCTATCCCTCTCCAGATATTTCCACCACCGACTACTAATGCCACTTCAATCCCAAGTTTTTGTATTTCAGCAACTTGCTCTGCAACGTTAACAAGCATGTCGTGGGAAATTCCATAGCCCTGACTTCCGGCTAACGCTTCCCCACTAAGTTTCAAGACAACCCGGCGATATCGTGGTGTTTCCATTGATGAACCTCCAACTATATATTTCTACATGATGAAAAATAATCCTCTTCGTTATCCTAAAAAGAGAACACCTAAGTGTCCTCTTTTTGCTTACCTTAGCGGTTCATTTCTTTCATAACTTCTGCCGCAAAATCTTCTTGACGCTTTTCGATGCCTTCGCCCATTTCATAACGGGTAAAGCGGCGAATAACAATACGTTCGCCAATTTTAGCTGTCTTCTCCAGTACAAGGTCGTTAATGGTCTTATCTGGATCTTTTACAAATTCTTGCTCCAATAAACATACTTCTTTGTAGTATTTGGAGATTCTTCCTTCAACCATTTTCTCAACAATCTTTTCTGGTTTGCCTTCATTCAAAGCTTGGGCTTTGAGAATATTCTTTTCATGCTCTATAACATCTGCAGGAACTTCTTCTTTGGTAAGGTAAAGAGGTTTTGCTGCAGCAATATGCAGAGCAATGTCTCTTGTAAACTGTTTAAAATCATCGGTATTAGCAACAAAGTCTGTTTCACAGTTGACTTCAAGCAAAACGCCAATTCTTCCGCCACCATGAATATAGGCTTCAACAATACCTTCAGCTGCAATACGACCTTCTTTTTTCGCTGCTGCGGCGAGACCTTTTTCACGAAGGTAATCAATCGCCTTGTCCATGTCACCACCGACTTCATTAAGCGCCTTCTTGCAATCCATCATTCCAGCCCCGGTCCGCTCACGGAGCTCCTTTACTTGAGCTGCACTAATCTCTGCCATGAATAAAACCCTCCAAACAAATATATGTATTCCTCTGAGTAATAGAATTCACGTTATTAAGCATCATACAAAAGGAGCAGGATGAGCATCCGGGAAGCTTTAACCACCCCTTCTTCACCCTGCCCCTCTACTAATCTACCTTTGCCCGTATGGGGGATAATTATTCAGCAACGACTTCTTCAGCAGCCGCTTCAGCTTCTGCTGCTTCATCCATGCTTCCTTGTTGTCCCTCCATGATTGCATCAGCCATGCGACCGGTTAAAAGCTTCACTGCACGAATGGCGTCATCATTCGCAGGAATGACTACGTCGATTTCGTCAGGATCGCAGTTCGTATCGACAATACCCACGATAGGAATATTCAGGCGATGAGCTTCTGCTACTGCAATCCGCTCTTTGCGAGGATCCACAATAAATAAGGCATCAGGAAGTTTCTTCATGTTCTTGATTCCGCCTAAGAAACGCTCGAGCTTCTCCATCTCATGGCGAAGAGCAGCGACTTCTTTCTTGGGAAGAACGTCGAAGACTCCTTCAGCTTCCATTTTCTCCAATTCACGAAGACGACTAACACGCTTCTGAATGGTTTGGAAGTTGGTCATCATACCGCCGAGCCAACGCTCATTGACATAGTACATGCCACAACGTTCAGCTTCTTCCTTCACGGACTCTTGAGCTTGCTTCTTGGTGCCAACGAACAGAATCGTGCCACCATCGGCAGCCAAGTTCCGAACGTAATTGTAGGCTTCCTCTACCTTTCTTACGGTTTTTTGCAGGTCAATGATATAAATACCATTGCGCTCCGTAAAAATGTAACGAGCCATTTTAGGATTCCAACGACGAGTTTGATGACCGAAGTGAACACCGGCTTCTAGTAATTGCTTCATAGAAATTACAGCCATTGTGTTGCACCTCCTTTCTTGTTTTTTCCCTCCGCAGGTTCATCTCTCCACTTACCCGATTCCTCGGGAACCTAAGCTTCAATCCCTCTGCGTGTGTTATAATTTCACACTGCGAATAGAATATCATAATTGGGACTTCATTGCAACAAAAAGCTTACGTCAGCGAGAAGTTTGTCCGAATATCGTTTTCTTTGATATACTGTTCCAATTCCGTCATCAACTCCGGAAACGGAAAGTAAAGGTCGCTTAGATAATAATCCTGACTCTTGGTTTTAATCTGGACAATTTCCTTCCCCTGTTTGGTCGTAAAGAGTGCAATTCTACGAATCTCTGCTGAAGAGAGACGATACTCTCCTCTCAGCGAGCTAAAAACCAACTGATTGTCAGTGACGCGAAATTTCTTGCTCCGACCATACATCCAAATCGCGATAATCCCTACGGCAGTGATACTATAGACCCAGAGCAGGATGTCAGTCTCCAGAGCAGCTATCTTGAGACCATAATATAACACGGCATATAAAATCGGAGCCATCGCGAGATAGAGAACACCCGGAATCACTAAAGGTTTTAATTGGTAGGAATACACTTGATCTTCCATAACCATCCCTCCACCTTTGCGTCCGTACTTATTTACTTATTATGACTAATCTTGTCTAATTCCTCGAGGAGATGATCATTCAGTACCCGAATATAAGTACCTTTCATTCCTAAGGATTTGGATTCGATAACACCAGCTGATTCAAATTTACGAAGGGCATTGACAATCACTGAACGGGTGATTCCCACACGATCAGCTATCTTGCTAGCAACCAATAGGCCATCACCGCCACCTAGTTCAGCAAAGATATGTTCAACAGCTTCTAGTTCGGAATAGGATAAAGTCCCCACAGCTATTTGCACAGCTGCTTTTTTACGTGCTTCTTCTTCAGCACGTTCCGCTTTATTGCGAAGAATCTCCATGCCAACGACCGTAGCGCCATATTCAGCAAGGATTAAATCTCCTTCGCTAAAATCTTGATCAAACTTAGCCAACACCAGGGTCCCCACTCGCTCACCACCACCAAGGATGGGGACAATCGTTGTGATCTTATTGTTGAATTGGCAGCGTTCCTTATCATTAAATACGCAACCATTGGCAACCTGGGCTGTGTTGGTGCGTGTTTCCGTTACCTTCAACAAACCTTCATTATAACTTTCCGGGAACCGTTCGGTCTGGATGACGATATCTTGCATCGTGTCAC from Desulfitobacterium dichloroeliminans LMG P-21439 encodes the following:
- a CDS encoding isoprenyl transferase translates to MWHRFWDKKEPAKKLVEQIDKNRLPRHIAIIMDGNGRWAKKRALPRSLGHKAGVEALRDIVKACSNLGVGVLTVYAFSTENWSRPREEVNILMSLLTDYLRRELDELHENQVRVQMIGNRDQLPLEAQKELERSMEKTKQNKGLILNLALNYGGRAEITSAVQRLCEKVAQGQIKPEEISEAMFANHLFTFDLPDPDLLIRTSEELRISNFLLWQIAYTEIVVTDCLWPDFNPERLTEAILDFQKRDRRFGGLNKQ
- the frr gene encoding ribosome recycling factor, producing MISDVLKEAEDRMVKAGESLKREYTTIRAGRANPNMLDRISVEYYGTQTPVNQLANISVPEPRILVIQPWDKTSLPMIEKAILKSDLGLNPSSDGTVIRLIIPQLTAERRTEIVKTVKKKAEEARVAVRNIRRDGNDSLKKVEKDHAASEDEVKRAQDDVQKMTDKHIKEIDRIMDAKEKEIMEV
- the pyrH gene encoding UMP kinase, which encodes METPRYRRVVLKLSGEALAGSQGYGISHDMLVNVAEQVAEIQKLGIEVALVVGGGNIWRGIAGSKQGMDRANADYMGMLATVMNALALQDSLEKTGVATRVLSAIEMRQVAEPYIRRRAIRHLEKGRIVIFAAGTGNPYFSTDTTAALRAAEIEAEAILMAKRVDGVYDCDPEKNPEAKKYDKLTFLDVLNQGLGVMDSTAASLCMDNNIPLIVFDLNRQGNILRAIMGESVGTYVGRDK
- the tsf gene encoding translation elongation factor Ts translates to MAEISAAQVKELRERTGAGMMDCKKALNEVGGDMDKAIDYLREKGLAAAAKKEGRIAAEGIVEAYIHGGGRIGVLLEVNCETDFVANTDDFKQFTRDIALHIAAAKPLYLTKEEVPADVIEHEKNILKAQALNEGKPEKIVEKMVEGRISKYYKEVCLLEQEFVKDPDKTINDLVLEKTAKIGERIVIRRFTRYEMGEGIEKRQEDFAAEVMKEMNR
- the rpsB gene encoding 30S ribosomal protein S2 — encoded protein: MAVISMKQLLEAGVHFGHQTRRWNPKMARYIFTERNGIYIIDLQKTVRKVEEAYNYVRNLAADGGTILFVGTKKQAQESVKEEAERCGMYYVNERWLGGMMTNFQTIQKRVSRLRELEKMEAEGVFDVLPKKEVAALRHEMEKLERFLGGIKNMKKLPDALFIVDPRKERIAVAEAHRLNIPIVGIVDTNCDPDEIDVVIPANDDAIRAVKLLTGRMADAIMEGQQGSMDEAAEAEAAAEEVVAE
- the codY gene encoding GTP-sensing pleiotropic transcriptional regulator CodY → MKSLLEKTRGISKLIQKAAGHDVDFDEMARVLSESIKSNCYIVGRRGKILSYHFMEAFGCDTMQDIVIQTERFPESYNEGLLKVTETRTNTAQVANGCVFNDKERCQFNNKITTIVPILGGGERVGTLVLAKFDQDFSEGDLILAEYGATVVGMEILRNKAERAEEEARKKAAVQIAVGTLSYSELEAVEHIFAELGGGDGLLVASKIADRVGITRSVIVNALRKFESAGVIESKSLGMKGTYIRVLNDHLLEELDKISHNK